GATGAAAACGCAACCTGCAAATACGGCACGACGGCGAATACTGCCTATGCTGCTATGACCGCGGTGATGGGCACGACGGGCGGGGCGAATCATTCCACAGCGGTTACCGTTACTGCCGGAACTGCGTACACCTACTTTGTGCGTTGCGAGGATACGGCCGGCAATCAGAACACGACAGACTACGACATCACCTTTGCTGTCGCGGCGCCGGATACGGTAGCGCCGACCGTTTCTATCACGTCTCCTGCAAATGGTGCGATCGTCGCCGGAACCGTGGCAGTCGCCGCCAACGCCTCTGATGACCGGGGAGTGGCTTCTGTTGAATTCAGTGTCGATGCCGTCTCGCATGCTACCGACACGACCACACCGTTCACGGCGAATGTTGACACGCTGCTTCTCTCGGAGGGGACGCATACGCTCTCCGCTCGCGCGCTCGATGCGGCCGGCAATGAAAATACCGCGACGGTCACAGTAACGGTGCAAAATACCGACACGGTCGTCCCAAGTATGCCGACGAATCTGCTCTCTACGGCGGTTTCGACGACGCAGATCAATCTCGCTTGGAACGCGAGTACTGACAACGTCGGTGTCACCGGATACCGCATATGGAGGAATGGTGTTTCGGTCGCGACGACGACCGTGCTCTCCTACCAAGATACCGGACTGACTCCGTCAACGGCGTACACGTATGCCGTGAGCGCCTTTGATGCGGCGGGGAATGAGTCGGCACTGTCCGCGACTGCTTCTGCCACGACGCTCACTCCGGATACGACCGCCCCGGTGATCAGTGCCATCACTGCAGCCGCAATCACTACCACAGGAGCTACGATAACTTGGACGACGAACGAAGCCGCGGATACTCAAGTGGAGTATGGGGCGACCACAAGTTATGGACAGTCGACGACACTCAATACGGCTATGCTCACGAGTCATAGTCAGAATCTTTCCGGACTCTCTCCCGGCACGCTCTATCACTATCGCGTGAAGTCGAGGGACGCGGCGGGGAATCTGGCCGTGTCAGGCGATATGACATTGACGACCACATCGGCCCCGACCGGACTGATCGGACACTGGAAGTTTGATGAGGGGACTGGTACCACGACGAGCGACGCTTCATCGAACGGGTATAGTGGCACGCTCACCAATGGTCCGGCATGGACGACGGGGAAAGTCGGTAGCGCGCTCAATTTCGACGGTGCCAATGATTACGTCAACATGGGGTCGCAGACCGGGCTTCGGCTCCCAGGGAGCTTCACGCTTGCCGCCTGGGTCTATCCCACGACACTCTCCGGAGACCGCGACATCATCACCAAGGTGAATCCAAGCTCGTCGGAGTATCATTTTCAGGTGACGGACAACAAGCTGCAGCTCGGATTCTCGAACGGGAGCAATAACTGGTACTATTATGAAGTTCCCACTACCGGTATGTCGCTCAACGCCTGGAGTCATGTTGCCGGTGTCTTCGATGACGCGGGCAATGTCATGAGAATCTATATCAACGGCGTGGCACAGGGGTCTAAGGCAGTGACCGCCTCTCCGGTCGTGGGTACGAGCCAGGTGCGTGTCGGTATGGGTTGGAACGGCCAGTCATGGAAGGGGAAGATCGATGATGCGCGTATCTATAGCCGCGCCCTCTCCGCGAGTGAGATCACCGCGCTTGCCACAGGCAACTGAGTCCATCTCTATCACATTTGGACTTTGACCGCTCGGAGACAATTCAAACAGTTCAAACCAATGATGGCATGAGACGATCGTTTCTCATCACCCTCTACTCTCTCCCTCTTTTCGTGGGCCTTTTCTTCGCGAGTGACGCCTCCGCCGCCGGGCGGGTGTTCTATGACGGCTGGGAGAGTGGGAATGCGAATGCGTGGGTGTCTGGAGGTACGGGGATATATGGCAAATGTGATGTCGTCACGTCGGCGCTGGACGGCGGGGTTGGCCCACTGTCCGGCACGAAGATGGCTCGATGTAACTGGGACGGCACGGCAGGACCCTTCGGGCACCAGAATCAGGCAATGGCAATTTCAGGGTGGTCAAAGAGCCGCGAGATGCTCATTCGGTTTTGGACGCGTGTCGATAGTGACGTGGACGTTGCAAAGGGAGCAAAGCTTTTTCGCGGGCCGGGGGGCACGAGTTATTCAGGCTGGCAGTTTGAAGAAGGTGCGGTGGCAGCGCTTTTCTCGGCGCTCTTCAAATCAAATGCTCAGTCGATTGGGAGCGCCAATTATGGTTGCTCTGCGCAACCAGGGTATAACTACGACCCGCCGATCCGCAACGGCAACTGGCATCAGATCGAAATATATCTCAAGGAATCGACTTCTGGCAGTACCAACGGGGAGGCTCGGATCTGGGTAGACGATAAACTTTGTTGGGAGGCATTGAATCAGAATACGGATGATCCGCTCGGACCATCCTATTGGGCTGATTTCCACGTGATGTCGAATTGGTCGCTGACCGAAGTCGACTGGGCGCACGATGCCAACAATCACATTTATTGGGACGACTTCGAGGTGTACTCCGACACCGGCACCGGTGGCACTGGCACCCTGTCAGCTGGCACGATGACACAGGGGAGTACCGACACCACCCGCCGGCGGCTCCGACGGGACTGGGAGTACAATAGAAAATATGAACAGGATATTTCTCGCACTTTTCGGTATCACCCTCGCTCTCGGATTCTTTTTCCTCTCTCCACATTCAGCCTTAGCCGCGGGGCGGGTGCTGACAGACGGTTTTGAGTCCGGCAACAATAATCTCTGGTCGCAGAATCCGTTAGGCAAGAACAAATGCCCTGTCGTCATCCAATCGACGTCGGTCGGAAGTGTCGCACCGCATACCGGTAGCTACGCGGCCCAGTGTAATTGGACGAACCTCGACTGGCAGGATCCCAACTTTTATAACGCCAATTTTTTTGAATCCAGTAACTACACCTCAGATGTCTTTATTCGTTTTTGGGTCCGCTACGACAATGATGTGGACTTAAACACTGGTTCTAAACTACTACGTTTTGGTGATCTTGGTGGTTCGTTTTGTGACTTCCAATTGGAACAGGGAGTGAGTGCAGGAGTTATTTGTCAGATATATGCCGTCCGCGGAGGAAATGCCAATTGGCTCAGTCCCAACTGCTACTCAGCGGCGACAAACATCAGGCAGTGGAACAAATTTGAGATCTATATAAAAGAGGGCGTTAGTGGTCAGGCAAAAGTGTGGCTCAATGATAATTTATTCTGTGACCGAAGCGGCAACACGACCCAAGACGAGTCATGGGCGCGTGTGAACGCCGTTTCAAATTGGTCCAATGAAGTCGGTTGGGAACACGACATGAATAATCATACGTACTTCGACGATTGGGAAATCTGGACCGACAATGCCAATGAAGCACACACGGGCACGATGGCAGGCGGTGACATCGCCGCCAACGGCACCGACACCACCCCACCCGCCGCGCCGACGGGACTGGGGGTACAATAAACTCATCATGACCACTGCAAAATACAAATCAATCTTTCTGGCTGTTTTTTTACCCCTCCTCTTCTTCAGCTTGGCAAAAATTGCACTCGCTGCTCCCTCTATCAGTGGCACCAGTGGAACGTGGTCGCACGGCGGCAGCGTGACGGTCAACGGGTCGGCCTTTGGGACCAAGACCACGGCCGCGCCGCTTGTTTGGGATGATGCGACAGGGGGGACGCTGCTGGACAAGTGGGATGGCAAATACCCAAATTGCACAACCGACCATCGGTACGACCCAAACTACACGACCAGCATTCGGGGGATCTCGCTGCCGCATGCCCGTGCGACGAAATACATAGCTGGCGCGCATGCGAGTACAGGATCGGCGAATTCAGAATGCGGTTATGACGTAGGGTTTTGGAAGTTTCGGCCTACGATGCCTGGCTATCCGTCGTATACCTACTTTAGCTACTATTTTCGGGTCGATGACAACTTCCAGTTCGGCCTGAACGACGGGGACAACAACTTCAAAATGGCGTCCGTCGATCAGGGCCATGTCGCGGCGTTGGGTAGTCCGTACACCATGTCGGTCAACATCGGCGTGCCCTATTCACCCCCTGGATCCCCGCAGTACGTCATTTATTCGACCAACGAACGATTCGACATCCCTGATCTGAACGGGCACAGCGGATTCTGGAATTTCAACGGGAATGATTGGTGGTCAGGGGTATGGACGAAAATAGAATACGAATACAAACATTCCACGCCCGGCACGGACGGGTGGCTAAAAGTTTGGGAAGACGGCCGCGTGCTGGTCGATTACAGGGGGCGTTTCGGCCTGCCGCCGCCTGAGAATGACCTGACGCAAACGCATCTTATTGGGGGTTACTCGCGTAATTACCAGATCAACACCACAACTGGAACTAACTACCGGTATTACGCCGATGTGTACTACGACACGTCCGCGGCGCGTGTCCTTTTGTGCCAGAACAACACATACTCATCGAGAGGAATTTGCGAGAACCAGCGCGCGACCTCTTGGGCTAGCGGCTCGATTGCGACGACAGTCAATGCCGGCCGGTTCGCTAACGCGAGTACGGCTTATCTGTATGTGTGCGACGACGCCGGGGCATGCAACGCCAACGGAACGGCGATCGTCATTGCAGCTGGCGGCGGCGGGGACACCACTCCTCCTTCCGCGCCGACCGGACTGGGGTACAATAGAGACATCATGAAAAACTCATTTCAGAAATCATTTCTTATTCTTTTCACGCTCGCTTTAGGTTTGTCACTAGACTCAAGCAGCGCGTTCGCCGCCGGCCGGGTGTTTTCTGATGGCTTCGAGGACGGTACGACGAATGCTTGGGCACCCGGCGAGAGTAGTGGTTATTACGCCAAGTGTGATGTCGTCTCGAGTGCCCTCGATGGCGTGATAGGCCCGCACGGTGGCTCGAACATGGCACGCTGTAATTGGGACGGGACTCAAGGAACTTATGGCCACCGCAGCCAGGAGATGATCAAGAGCGCTTGGTCGAAGTCGCGCGAAAGCTTCATCCGGTTCTGGGTGCGCATCGACAGTGATGTGGATTACAAACAGGGAGCTAAGCTGTTTCGCGGTCCTGGGGCCGTTAGTTTTTCAGGATTCCAGTTTGAATACGGGACAGGGGCTACCCTTCTTTCCACTATTTACAAGAGCGATTCAACCCAGATTGGCACAACGAATTGGGGCTGTGGTCCTGAGGTGAGGGACGGTGCATGGCACTCTATCGAAATCTACTTGTTGGAATCAACACCTAGTCAGAATAATGGCATTGCACGAATATGGGTAGACGACGGCTTGTGTTGGGAAGCGACAAGTGTCAATACCGACGACCCGCTGGGGGCCGGGTACTGGGCCGATTTTCATATGATATCCAATTGGTCACTGAATCCAGGTTGGGATCACGACGCGAATAATCACACGTACTGGGATGATTTTGAGATTTTCTCTGACACGGGTACCGGCATGACTGGTTCGATGTCGGCAGGGACGATCACTCAGGGGGGCAGTGATACCACCCCGCCAGCTGCGCCGACAGGGTTGGTGGTACAATAACGCAAAGAGATAATACCTATGCATAAATCGATGAGAGTTCGACACCTCGCTTGTTTGGTGGTAGTTCTCGGTGTGGGCATGGCTTTCGTTCCGTCTACTCAGGCGGTTGATTACCTCGGATCGACCGGAGTAGGGGAAACCTGGGAGACTCCGACCACCATCCCGACGAACTGGCCCTATCAGCAGTCCGCTTCGAACAGCTGTTCGCAGGCGAGTTGGAACGGCTGGGCAGGACGTGGCCTGGGGCGATACGACGACCGAAGTGAAGGACACCTCCGGCAACGGGGACCACGGCGACGCGACGAATATGTCGACTGCTTCCGCCACTCCGGGTCGTATCGGGCAGGCGCTGAACTTCGACGGAGTGAATGACTATATTGCATTGGGGTCACCTGCTGTACTGGACGATATCGTCAATCTGACAACATGCGCGTGGGTCAACCCGGACGGTACGGCTGATGGGAGTATCGTCACCAAGGATGATTCTACAACCGGCTGGAACGTGTACTACACTGAGGCGGATGGTCGCGCACGCTTCGTACGGGGGTGGTCGGGCGGTGACGCTTTTTGGCAGACGGGCAGTGGGGTAATTCCAGATAGTACATGGACGCATATTTGTCTCTCATACAACGATAGTTCAACCACCAATGATCCAGCGTTCTACATCAATGGCGCCCTGGTCTCGTCCACGGAAACGGTAGCTCCGTCCGGGACGCCCAATAGCGATGCGACCTTCGTAGGGGCGATTGGGTCATATGGCAATGGCTTGAATGATTTTTTCGACGGCAAGATCGACGAAGTCCGGGTGTACAACCGGGTGATCACGTCCGCCGAAGTGACTCAGCTGTATAATCTGGGGCGGTAGCCTCTTATAAAAATGAATGAGCAGTACTGCAGCGACACCACAGCGCCTGCTGTGCCGAGGGGGCTCGGAGTACAGTGATTTGAAATGGTATGACTGGAAATTCCTTCGGAAGGAGACGAGCTTCAGTGGCAGTCGTGGTCATCAGTCTATTCGTTGCACCATCGGCGGCGGAAGCTACAGTCTACATTAACCAAAATGCTGAATCCCTCACGTGTGGAGCGAATATTCCGGAGTCAGTTTTTTGGCCGGGGGGCGATGGGAATCCAACGGCGGCCACGGGGCATGTGAATTGTGGAGGTGCTCCTCAAGGCAATAAGTATTTTGAGTGGACCACGGTTGCCGGGCAGGGGGACGGCGGGAAATTCAACTCCCGTGGGACCCACGAGACCGACCCCGAATTTGCTCGGGACGACGATTTACCTCGGCATGTATTTTAATTTCACTCGGATCAACGGGGTGGATATATGGTACAAGCCTGGAAATGATACCGGCGATAAAGGAACTGAATTATTTGGAAATGGTATTCGCTGGGATATCGGTCAAGGGTGGGGCACGTGGGGTGGTACGCAAGGATCAGTCGGACACTATACGATATGGGAAGCGAATCCGTCGTTTCACCTCAACCCTTCAATCGAATACTATGATGCGATTCCCAATAATCGAGGGGGGTATGGAGTAGGGCATTCCGTGCAGCTCGCGTATGACACCTGGCACTCACTCGTCCGAGTGATCAGGTTTTCGAATACCAATACGGGGTACGTTGCATTGTATGCTGATGGTGTCCTTATTTCAGAATATGACAATATAATCACTGCAGCGAACAATACTCCAGACATCGACATCATCGGACTCGGTGGAACGATGTGTCAGCCAGCGTATGATTGCCCGCCCCATCACCGAAGATATGATGCATTCTTACTCACCGACAGCTGGCAAGATATCGTAAACGGTGGTTATCTCGGTGGGAGTGACACCACCCCTCCTGCGGCGCCGACAGCGCTCGGGGTGCAGTGATTGCGCGAGACACGATGTCATGTTAATCTGTACGTATGAGTACAGAAAAAATGGACGGTAAAAACGAGCGATTCACGTACTTGGCTCGCTCCGGCGAGACGGTGTTCCATGCGCGTGACCTGGCTAACTTGTGGGGAATCACCAGCGCGAATACGCTCTATACGACGCTCAAACGATATGCTCAAACCGGGGTACTGTTTCGTATCTACAAGGGTTTCTACTCTCTCCACCCACCATCAGAGATCAATCCGTATCTCCTGGGTGTTAAAGCACTGCATCAATACGCCTACGTCAGTACCGAAACAATCCTGAGCCGCGAGGGCATCATCAATCAGCCGATGCGACACATCACTCTGGTGAGCGCACAATCGAAACATCTGACCATCGGGCAACGACAGTATCTTTCCAGAAGATTGCGGGCCGCTTTCTTGTTTAATAATGCCGGTGTCGTTGAGAAGGACGGAGTGTACTTTGCAAGTGTCGAGCGGGCGGTTGCCGATATGCTCTATTTCAACCCACGTTTTCATTTCGATGCAGAGGCACTTATTGACTGGAAAAAGGTCAGGCGAGTGCAACAGCAAGTGGGGTATTTGCCAATAACGAGAAATATATGATATTACCCCACCCCGAAGATGCCATTCATAAGGCCTGGCTGTACCGGCTCCTCTCCGCATTGGTCGACGATATGATGCTCGCTTCCGTCTTGCGTTTCAAGGGCGGGACATGTGCCGCTATGCTCGGCTATCTGGACCGATTTTCCGTTGATCTGGATTTCGATCTTGTCGTAGCGACCGCAGAAGCACTTCCATCTATCCGAGAGAAGATGGAAGCGGTATTTACTGGCCTCGGATTGGAGATCAAGGATGCGAGCAAAAATACCGCACAATATTTCTTGCGGTACCCTGTCGTGGGAAACAAGAGAAACTCGCTGAAGGTGGACGTCACCTTTCCGCCGGTATCCGCGAACAAATACCAGACGGTGCGTTTGCCAGAAATTGACCGACTGGTCGCGTGTCAGAGCGTCGAGACGATGTTTGCGAACAAGCTCGTGGCCCTGATTGACCGTTACGAAAAGAACGAGTCGTTGGCCGGAAGGGACGTGTATGACATCCATCATTTCTTTTTGCGCGGTTTTCGGTACACCGATGAGGTGATTCGAGAGAGGCGCGGGACGGATTTGGAGACATTTTTTCGACAGCTTTTTAATTTTGTGGAAAAGCATGTCACCGAGAAAGTGCTTACGGAAGATCTGAATTCGCTTCTCCCATATGCGGAGTTTTCTAAACTGCGCAAAGTATTAAAACAAGAGACGCTGATGTTTTTGCATGATGAGCGGACGCGGGTGTGCGGGAAGAAATAGTCCGCGGTGCCTACCTCTTGAGAAACAGCAGCAACATTGCAGTTGTCAGCGTTCAATTTAAGTTCGATGGTACCAACCTCTCCGTCGAAGACACCACCCCTTCCGACACCACTCCTCCCACCTCACCGACGAGTCTCGCCGTCGAGTAATTGGAGGCGGTCGGGGGGTATGATTGGCAGTGTTATTTGGAGGTCGAACCTCCAAATGAAAATGTGCAGTTCAAGTTCCAGTATAATTCAGGCAGCGGATCACCCGGGACTGGGAACACGGCAATCTGGATCGACGATACCCAGATTTATACGGCGACGGATGACTGGGTCGATGGGAACAAGGGCTTTAACTATATCCTCCTCTCGGACTTCTTCTCGGATCGGGATGGATCGAGCTTCACCGCTCAGATCGATTTTGATGACTTGCGTGTGACTGACACTCGCCCTGCGATGCCGAGCGGCGGTGGCGACACCACCCCGCCAGCTGCGCCGACGGGGCTCGCCAGAGAGTAACCCTCGGAGGCCGACTGGGTTGGGGGTACAATGAAAACTATGCGTTTGAAGAGTTCGGGTCTATTGTTTCAGCTGCCACATAAGTCTGTCATATGCGGAGTGTTTCTCTTCGCCTTGGTCGGACTGTTTGCATTCTCAGGAATGATCGCGCAGGCCGCGACATACTATGTCGGCAAATCCGGTTCAAACAGCAACACGTGCGGGACGGCGACGAGTAGCACGGCAGCTAACCGGAAATTGACGGTATCGGCCGGACTGGGCTGCTTGTCTGCCGGCGATACCCTTACGATTGGCGATGGCACGTACAGCGAAACGCTGCAATCGATTCCCAATGGCACGTCCGGCAACTACATTGTCGTTCGCGCCGAGAATAATCACAGCGTTGTGATGACCGGGTTGTCGATGATCAACACCGATGCCTATATCAATGTCATTGGCATCAATTTTCGCAGCGGCAACAACGGTAAAGAAATCCTCGGCAATCATCTGAAGTTCCAGAAGTGCGAATTCCGTGGCGGGGCGTCGAGCGGTAACCAAGTCAATTTGCTCATTGGCTCAAACGACTTCAACGACACTGCCGACATTCTGCTTGAAGACATCGTGGTGCACGGAGTGGCAAACGGGCGCTACAACGTCCTCGTCTACAACGCTGATCGCGTGGTGCTGCGACGTGCCGTGATCCGCCACGACGGCGGTTGGACCGGGCCGAGCAACCCGTCAAGCGGAATCAATTTCTACGTCAGCAGCGACTCATGGTGCCTCAACTGCGTCGTGCTGGACTCGCTCGCCTCGCTCGACTGGTCAGGCGCGTTCTACATGGTCAAAAACTCGTCGGTGGCGCATGCCAACAATGGTAACGGCATCGTCGGATCAATCATCCTCAATAATCCCGACCTGGGCCTGCGGATGGATGCATCGGCCTCGGGGAATGACATCAGCAACGTGACGTTGACGGACAATGTGCTGTGGGACAACGCCAACGGTGGCATTGCAATGTGTTGTGCCGGCAGTGTCACATCGACCTCGACGCGGCTCACCATTGGACGCAGTACCGTGACGTTGTCCGGTGATTGGAAGGGCGGTATCGGCGATTTTTCAGCTGGGTCGAACACAGCAATCAGCTCGATCTTCCACGATATAGATGCGGATGTCAGCGGCATGACTGCCACTTACTGCGA
This is a stretch of genomic DNA from Candidatus Moraniibacteriota bacterium. It encodes these proteins:
- a CDS encoding LamG domain-containing protein, with the protein product MSTASATPGRIGQALNFDGVNDYIALGSPAVLDDIVNLTTCAWVNPDGTADGSIVTKDDSTTGWNVYYTEADGRARFVRGWSGGDAFWQTGSGVIPDSTWTHICLSYNDSSTTNDPAFYINGALVSSTETVAPSGTPNSDATFVGAIGSYGNGLNDFFDGKIDEVRVYNRVITSAEVTQLYNLGR
- a CDS encoding nucleotidyl transferase AbiEii/AbiGii toxin family protein; translation: MILPHPEDAIHKAWLYRLLSALVDDMMLASVLRFKGGTCAAMLGYLDRFSVDLDFDLVVATAEALPSIREKMEAVFTGLGLEIKDASKNTAQYFLRYPVVGNKRNSLKVDVTFPPVSANKYQTVRLPEIDRLVACQSVETMFANKLVALIDRYEKNESLAGRDVYDIHHFFLRGFRYTDEVIRERRGTDLETFFRQLFNFVEKHVTEKVLTEDLNSLLPYAEFSKLRKVLKQETLMFLHDERTRVCGKK